A region of Streptomyces sp. WMMC500 DNA encodes the following proteins:
- a CDS encoding endonuclease/exonuclease/phosphatase family protein, with amino-acid sequence MLLPDLPASRTEPDGSAVVRLLSYNIRSLRDDTAALARVIRACAPDVVCVQEAPRFFRWRKKAARLARATGLLYVTGGATTAGPMLLAGLRAHVERTDETLLPRTPGLHQRGLATAVLRFGGARLAVVSTHLSLAGAERYEQAGLLLAHVRALGEPHLVVAGDLNERPKGPAFRRLAAELQDGWAVRPWGGRHTFPALDPRKRIDAVLASDAVEVLGCGVPAGLPGVSPADLRDATDHLPVLAALRVPASGLPATGAS; translated from the coding sequence GTGCTGCTGCCCGATCTCCCCGCCTCGCGCACCGAGCCGGACGGCTCCGCCGTCGTCCGGCTGCTCAGCTACAACATCCGCTCCCTGCGGGACGACACCGCCGCACTCGCCCGCGTGATCCGGGCCTGCGCCCCGGACGTCGTCTGCGTCCAGGAAGCGCCACGCTTCTTCCGGTGGCGCAAGAAGGCCGCGCGGCTCGCCCGCGCCACCGGTCTGCTCTACGTCACCGGCGGCGCCACCACCGCCGGGCCCATGCTCCTGGCCGGCCTGCGCGCGCACGTGGAGCGCACCGACGAGACGCTCCTGCCCCGCACCCCCGGTCTGCACCAGCGGGGTCTGGCGACGGCGGTGCTGCGCTTCGGCGGCGCCCGGCTGGCCGTCGTCAGCACCCATCTCAGCCTCGCCGGGGCCGAGCGCTACGAGCAGGCCGGGCTGCTGCTCGCGCACGTGCGCGCGCTCGGCGAGCCGCACCTCGTCGTCGCCGGAGACCTCAACGAGCGCCCCAAGGGCCCCGCCTTCCGCCGGCTGGCCGCCGAACTGCAGGACGGCTGGGCGGTGCGCCCGTGGGGCGGCCGGCACACCTTCCCCGCGCTCGACCCGCGCAAGCGCATCGACGCCGTGCTCGCCTCGGACGCCGTGGAGGTCCTGGGCTGCGGCGTCCCGGCGGGCCTGCCGGGCGTCTCCCCGGCCGACCTCCGCGACGCCACCGACCACCTCCCGGTCCTGGCCGCGCTCCGCGTGCCCGCGTCCGGCCTGCCGGCTACGGGCGCTTCCTGA
- a CDS encoding sigma-70 family RNA polymerase sigma factor, with protein MGGMTGVHTEPESDASIVARSHAEPEAFAAVFDRYAADVHRYAARRLGDEAADDVMAETFTTAFRLRDRFDPGRGDVRPWLFGIATHLVSRHRRAEARRFRALSRLPAPAETDEPLADRVAARATADGLRRELATALARLSPALRDVLLLVAWADLAYEEVAQALDVPVGTVRSRLHRARGRLRKELGAVAGGRDVPDAGGTDTDHAGTGRKERGRG; from the coding sequence ATGGGGGGCATGACGGGCGTGCACACGGAGCCGGAGAGCGACGCGTCGATCGTCGCCCGGTCGCATGCAGAGCCGGAGGCGTTCGCCGCCGTCTTCGACCGGTACGCCGCCGACGTCCACCGCTACGCCGCACGGCGCCTCGGCGACGAGGCGGCCGACGACGTCATGGCGGAGACGTTCACGACCGCCTTCCGGCTGCGCGACCGGTTCGACCCGGGGCGCGGCGACGTGCGCCCGTGGTTGTTCGGCATCGCGACGCACCTGGTGAGCAGGCACCGGCGCGCGGAGGCCCGCCGGTTCCGCGCCCTGTCCCGGCTGCCGGCCCCGGCCGAGACCGACGAGCCGCTCGCCGACCGCGTCGCGGCCCGCGCGACGGCCGACGGCCTGCGCCGCGAGCTGGCCACCGCGCTCGCCCGGCTGTCGCCGGCGCTGCGCGACGTGCTGCTGCTGGTGGCCTGGGCGGACCTGGCGTACGAGGAGGTCGCCCAGGCGCTCGACGTGCCGGTGGGCACGGTGCGCTCGCGGCTGCACCGGGCCCGCGGCCGACTGCGCAAGGAACTGGGCGCCGTGGCCGGCGGCAGGGATGTGCCGGATGCCGGCGGCACGGACACCGACCATGCGGGCACCGGGCGGAAGGAGCGCGGACGTGGATGA